In Rosa chinensis cultivar Old Blush chromosome 1, RchiOBHm-V2, whole genome shotgun sequence, a genomic segment contains:
- the LOC112182756 gene encoding putative serine/threonine-protein kinase, whose amino-acid sequence MKFSFFCSKCLFPPAGIIDDSNIAGVQFLKNVHTFSYQELKVATNDFHPSSKIGEGGFGAVYKGRLNDGRDVAVKVLSVESRQGDKEFMAELSSVSNISQENLVKLNGGCIEGRRRILVYDYMEHNSLARILLDDKARSKLDWRVRKEICIEIARGLVHIHEEVKPHIVHRDIKASNILLEKNFHPRISDFGLSKLFPEHVSHITTRVAGTLGYIAPEYAVTGHLTRKSDVYSYGVLILQIVSGRSAVDFDLELGEHYLVQKAWEMHMDNRLLDIADSTLQHDGNFSEKEALHFLKVGLHCVQEKCNLRPKMSAAIEMMMIDQNDQIKVNDFNNVEIRQPGVIINNMDLKIARRKNERSSKLSISSMQCPQVYPFNTRV is encoded by the exons ATGAAGTTCTCTTTTTTCTGCTCAAAGTGTTTATTTCCCCCAGCAGGAATCATCGATGATAGTAACATAGCCG GTGTGCAATTTCTTAAAAATGTCCACACCTTCTCGTACCAAGAATTGAAAGTCGCCACCAATGATTTTCATCCCTCCAGTAAAATTGGTGAAGGCGGATTTGGCGCTGTTTACAAG GGAAGATTAAATGACGGAAGAGATGTGGCCGTGAAAGTTCTTTCAGTCGAATCAAGACAAGGTGACAAGGAGTTCATGGCTGAGCTATCATCAGTCTCCAACATTAGTCAGGAAAATTTGGTGAAGTTGAACGGCGGTTGCATTGAAGGCCGTCGTAGAATTCTTGTTTACGATTACATGGAACACAACAGCCTCGCTCGTATCTTGCTAG ATGACAAAGCCAGATCAAAATTGGATTGGAGAGTGCGGAAAGAAATTTGTATAGAAATTGCAAGGGGACTTGTCCATATTCATGAAGAGGTTAAACCGCACATTGTACACAGAGACATCAAAGCAAGCAACATACTTTTGGAGAAGAACTTTCATCCACGGATTTCAGATTTTGGATTATCGAAGCTCTTTCCAGAACATGTTTCTCACATTACTACACGAGTGGCCGGAACTTT AGGTTATATTGCTCCGGAATATGCGGTCACCGGTCATCTAACGCGGAAATCAGACGTGTACAGTTACGGAGTACTGATTTTGCAGATAGTCAGTGGACGATCGGCAGTTGACTTCGATCTAGAACTTGGAGAACACTATCTTGTCCAAAAG GCATGGGAAATGCACATGGACAACAGACTCTTAGATATAGCGGACTCGACACTTCAGCATGATGGCAACTTTTCAGAGAAGGAAGCTCTCCATTTTCTAAAGGTGGGTCTACATTGTGTACAAGAGAAATGCAACCTCAGGCCAAAAATGTCAGCAGCCATTGAAATGATGATGATCGATCAGAATGATCAGATCAAAGTGAATGATTTCAACAACGTGGAAATAAGGCAGCCAGGAGTGATCATCAATAATATGGACTTGAAAATAGCGCGGAGGAAGAATGAAAGAAGCTCAAAATTAAGCATTAGTAGCATGCAATGCCCACAAGTGTACCCTTTTAATACTAGAGTTTAA